In Spartobacteria bacterium, one DNA window encodes the following:
- a CDS encoding RHS repeat protein: MNSIYTKTLSPARALLCKRYFNNFILTSVSLLLSTVFFQISPMAFAQSTDGGRPFPEFELDVGDPISTRTSSYYFTIPLFNLGGPLPVRSSLGYQSVADEPGVHVILPHMIRTQYGDICIRMFGEGREELTFTNTLPDNTGDWVAERYSIYRYGLQEQAGTNGWLYLMDPSDQSVYLFEKDYHPDDDEDQEAILRYHIDRHGNQVEYTRTPRYGAPNTTVISDGLGREIFIFVGGNGNLASISNGVRQYVLGYNANDHLTSFTDPTGATNLFEYTDNSDNIVAQVRPEGNRPYVQTYDESTYPFCRATSQSDAFSNVTTLVAEYLYDTNNLTEIRPDNSQVVYAYPTNNAGGGTPIGWQDAQSNTACFAADNFDRLTSLTDRAGSTTELAYHQATGFLTSFTNAEGQVFRRSFIRQTQTFTNPANAHVFSFDFHVISRVDYPDGTFVVHECDPHGNITGRLDRAGQRWTTTYSSQGLPLTTVNPAGGIVTCTYNADGTLASRADSDTGSTTYSYDEFKRVIAIDPPGPGQISLAYDAMDRLTSITNENGHATHHTYDRNGNLTSIIDAAGHTQQYVYDLMDRVSRSISRTGGTNTMAYNYRNQLDSSTNANGIVTAYVYNNRNWIDRVNRNGRITRFTQDDEGMTTCVTSPAGRAVHYQYDALGHLSQITVPGGANTRYARDGMGRVTNVIDELDRQTSCRYDLDGNLSQITRPGGISATYTRDAIGCLTNITDAAGHNWQFAYSPMGRLLSSTDPLSRTRTFTLDERGNIATVTYPDGATQTNSYDNAGTLIRQYFSDGTDLFFSHNAINLLTNTCHLSLTRDAEGRITASTFSNQTFGATYDLGGRITSATYGGTLTVTYDYNADNRLSQILDSLGHRISFTYDADGLLTALVRDNGIDATYTYDDQGRLSHLQDGSIIDLQYTYDAAGQLLSSSGTSPLDATTFLTATTTTYNVDAACQINADGFTYDDCGRITHLPDHTLSWDGASRLTAVNDVTLIYNGLHEIVSRTAHGTTTHFHHNHALGNAPIVAEQQNALFTRFYIFTPAGQLLYSIDPQETNAVRYYHHDHLGSTRALTDSAGTITDRYAYSPDGQLLGHSGSSDQPFTFVGTFGVRQEGALYQMRRRYYNPATGAFLSPEPIWPQIEDPRMLNPYQYALQRPTQLIDPSGLYPELTDAQINEINNNINEAEQHDAFSGMAYSLGGSQAQMEQHIEKAQLLQWEQQFRSIVGDGAPAYVAKLKQAVKTAKASGNADYIFDKLLPDLLQQARGQALNDKLLALNTYDPMGDHEVYAESWGMSAKGKVCRELELKLTTGGPSYEMEQRIANRRQAAWQLAFILHLMDQFLNTMTPGSVQHMMLNSLSGSE, encoded by the coding sequence ATGAACTCAATATACACTAAAACACTATCTCCGGCTCGTGCGCTGCTCTGTAAGCGCTATTTCAACAATTTCATCCTTACCAGCGTATCCCTGCTCCTGAGCACGGTATTCTTTCAGATCTCTCCGATGGCCTTCGCGCAATCCACCGACGGTGGGCGCCCATTCCCCGAATTCGAACTGGATGTTGGTGATCCCATCAGCACCCGAACAAGTTCCTATTACTTCACGATCCCGCTCTTCAATCTGGGCGGTCCGCTACCGGTCCGCTCCTCACTGGGCTATCAGTCGGTCGCCGACGAACCCGGTGTTCATGTTATCCTTCCTCATATGATTCGTACTCAATATGGAGATATTTGCATCCGTATGTTCGGTGAAGGACGGGAAGAGCTGACCTTCACAAACACCCTGCCCGATAACACCGGCGACTGGGTTGCGGAACGCTATTCCATCTATCGCTACGGCCTGCAGGAGCAAGCAGGTACTAATGGATGGCTGTATCTCATGGATCCGTCCGACCAATCCGTCTATCTGTTCGAAAAGGATTATCACCCCGATGATGACGAGGATCAGGAAGCGATACTTCGTTACCACATAGATCGGCATGGCAATCAGGTGGAATACACCCGTACTCCCCGCTATGGCGCACCGAACACCACGGTTATTTCTGACGGTCTCGGACGCGAAATTTTTATTTTCGTGGGTGGCAATGGCAATCTCGCATCGATCAGCAACGGTGTTCGACAATACGTTCTTGGTTATAATGCCAACGATCATCTAACCAGCTTTACAGATCCAACCGGTGCCACCAACCTGTTCGAGTACACCGACAACAGCGACAACATCGTTGCGCAGGTTCGACCGGAGGGCAACCGGCCCTACGTTCAAACGTATGATGAAAGTACGTATCCGTTTTGCCGCGCCACCAGCCAGAGCGATGCATTCAGCAATGTCACCACCCTCGTGGCCGAGTACTTATACGACACAAATAATCTCACGGAAATCCGACCTGACAACAGCCAGGTGGTCTATGCCTATCCCACCAACAACGCCGGAGGCGGAACGCCTATCGGCTGGCAGGATGCACAGAGCAACACCGCCTGTTTCGCAGCCGACAACTTTGACCGCTTGACATCACTCACCGACCGTGCGGGGTCTACCACGGAACTGGCTTATCATCAGGCTACCGGCTTCCTCACCTCGTTCACCAACGCCGAAGGTCAGGTGTTTCGCCGCAGCTTCATCCGGCAAACGCAAACGTTCACCAACCCCGCCAACGCCCACGTGTTCTCCTTCGATTTTCATGTGATTTCGCGCGTCGATTATCCCGACGGAACGTTTGTTGTTCATGAATGTGATCCCCACGGCAACATTACCGGCAGACTCGACCGCGCAGGCCAACGGTGGACGACTACCTATTCATCACAGGGACTTCCGCTCACCACGGTCAATCCAGCCGGCGGCATCGTCACCTGTACGTATAACGCAGACGGCACACTTGCCAGCCGCGCTGATTCCGATACCGGCAGTACCACCTATTCCTATGACGAATTTAAACGCGTCATCGCAATCGACCCTCCCGGCCCCGGACAGATCAGCCTCGCATACGACGCTATGGATCGTCTGACTTCCATCACCAACGAAAACGGTCACGCCACCCATCACACCTATGACCGCAACGGAAATCTCACCTCCATTATCGATGCAGCCGGTCATACCCAGCAATACGTCTATGACCTCATGGATCGCGTCAGCCGTTCCATCAGCCGCACCGGCGGAACAAACACCATGGCGTACAACTACCGGAACCAGCTCGACAGCTCCACCAATGCCAACGGTATCGTCACCGCATATGTTTATAACAACCGGAACTGGATAGACCGCGTCAACCGCAACGGACGCATCACCCGCTTCACTCAGGACGATGAAGGAATGACCACCTGCGTCACATCCCCAGCCGGACGAGCCGTTCACTACCAATATGATGCCCTCGGCCATCTCAGCCAGATCACCGTTCCCGGCGGTGCCAACACCCGCTATGCCCGCGACGGCATGGGGCGCGTCACCAATGTGATCGACGAACTGGATCGCCAAACCAGCTGCAGATACGATCTCGATGGAAACCTCAGCCAGATTACTCGCCCCGGTGGAATCTCCGCCACCTACACCCGCGACGCCATCGGATGTCTAACCAACATCACCGATGCCGCAGGGCATAACTGGCAGTTCGCCTATTCGCCCATGGGACGGCTCCTCTCCAGCACCGATCCACTGTCACGCACACGCACCTTTACCCTCGATGAACGCGGAAATATCGCGACCGTCACCTATCCTGACGGCGCGACCCAAACCAACTCCTACGACAACGCAGGAACGCTCATCCGTCAATACTTCAGCGATGGAACCGATCTGTTTTTTTCCCACAACGCCATCAATTTGCTCACCAATACATGCCATCTATCACTAACTCGCGATGCCGAAGGCCGCATTACTGCCAGTACCTTTTCCAATCAGACCTTCGGAGCAACCTATGACCTCGGTGGACGCATCACCTCCGCCACCTATGGCGGTACCCTGACCGTCACCTATGACTATAACGCCGACAACCGACTGAGTCAGATCCTTGATTCACTGGGGCACCGCATCTCATTTACGTACGATGCCGACGGATTACTCACCGCGCTGGTGCGCGACAATGGCATTGATGCCACCTATACGTATGACGATCAGGGTCGTCTCAGCCACCTCCAGGACGGATCGATCATCGACCTCCAATACACCTATGACGCGGCCGGACAACTCCTTTCCTCCAGCGGAACCAGCCCGCTCGATGCCACAACGTTCCTGACGGCCACCACCACTACCTATAATGTGGATGCCGCCTGCCAAATTAACGCCGACGGCTTCACCTATGATGACTGTGGACGCATCACCCACCTTCCCGACCACACACTGTCATGGGATGGCGCATCACGCTTGACCGCAGTCAATGACGTTACCCTCATCTACAACGGACTGCATGAAATCGTATCCCGCACCGCCCACGGCACAACCACCCACTTCCATCACAATCACGCGCTGGGCAATGCCCCCATTGTCGCGGAACAGCAGAACGCTCTTTTCACTCGATTCTATATTTTCACCCCCGCCGGACAGCTCCTTTACAGCATCGACCCGCAAGAAACAAATGCCGTTCGCTACTATCACCACGACCACCTCGGCTCCACACGTGCACTTACCGACAGCGCAGGAACGATCACCGACCGCTATGCCTACAGTCCCGACGGACAACTGCTCGGTCACTCAGGCAGCAGTGATCAGCCCTTTACGTTCGTCGGCACCTTCGGCGTTCGACAGGAAGGCGCTCTCTACCAGATGCGCCGACGCTACTACAACCCCGCGACAGGCGCGTTTCTCTCCCCCGAACCCATCTGGCCGCAAATCGAAGACCCCCGCATGCTGAATCCCTACCAATATGCCCTGCAGCGACCGACACAACTCATCGATCCATCCGGACTCTACCCCGAATTGACCGATGCCCAAATAAACGAGATAAATAACAACATAAATGAAGCAGAACAACATGACGCATTCAGTGGCATGGCCTATTCTCTGGGCGGTTCTCAAGCCCAGATGGAACAGCATATCGAGAAGGCGCAGCTTCTGCAATGGGAACAACAGTTCCGATCCATCGTAGGCGATGGTGCTCCCGCCTATGTCGCAAAGCTGAAGCAGGCCGTAAAGACAGCAAAAGCAAGTGGCAACGCTGATTATATCTTTGACAAGCTCCTTCCCGACCTCCTCCAGCAGGCCCGCGGACAGGCCTTGAATGACAAACTGCTTGCATTGAACACGTACGACCCCATGGGTGATCATGAAGTATACGCCGAATCCTGGGGCATGTCCGCCAAAGGGAAAGTCTGCCGCGAACTGGAGCTAAAACTGACCACTGGCGGCCCGTCCTATGAGATGGAACAACGTATCGCTAACAGACGCCAAGCCGCCTGGCAGCTTGCGTTCATCCTGCACCTTATGGATCAGTTCCTCAACACAATGACACCGGGCAGCGTACAGCACATGATGCTGAACAGCCTGTCCGGCAGCGAATAA
- a CDS encoding sigma-54-dependent Fis family transcriptional regulator: MARILTVDDEPVILNILNKILISQGYEVVPARNGEEAITILKRQKFDLVVSDINMSPGNGMDVLHFIRDNCADTGVVMLTAFGTVSTAVEAMKAGAFDYLTKPFKLDELQVTVKRALEYQNVMAENRGLKSQLEARYRLENIVAESPRMIKVCEMIERVAPTNTTVLIYGESGTGKELVAHALHTYSTRRNRNFVAVNCAALPEALLESEMFGHVKGAFTGATTSKDGLFETANGGTLFLDEISSMPLSVQSKLLRAIQEMQIRKVGTNKSVSVDVRVLAASNEQLETLISEGRFREDLFYRLSVITLDIPPLRERREDILPLVQHFLKHHAQSDTSFKIDHEAENIIENYEWPGNVRELQNVIQHAITFADDHIITRESLPSKVVASAESSIQSGPSNNVNRNEEFKCKSLKTFLRSKEKEYLQQVMQNMKGDKEQVAKALDISMATLYRKLSDDE, translated from the coding sequence ATGGCACGTATTCTCACCGTCGATGACGAACCGGTCATTCTCAATATTCTGAATAAAATTCTTATATCTCAAGGCTACGAAGTCGTGCCTGCACGCAACGGAGAAGAAGCCATCACCATCCTCAAACGACAGAAATTTGATCTGGTCGTGAGCGATATCAACATGTCGCCGGGAAACGGAATGGATGTTCTCCATTTTATAAGAGACAACTGCGCCGATACCGGCGTGGTCATGCTCACCGCCTTCGGAACGGTTTCCACCGCTGTAGAAGCGATGAAGGCCGGTGCATTTGACTACCTGACAAAGCCCTTTAAGCTGGATGAGCTTCAAGTCACGGTAAAACGTGCATTGGAATATCAAAATGTGATGGCAGAAAACCGTGGCCTCAAATCACAGCTGGAAGCACGTTATCGATTGGAAAATATCGTCGCTGAAAGTCCGCGCATGATCAAAGTATGCGAAATGATCGAACGCGTTGCACCCACCAATACAACTGTTCTCATTTATGGTGAAAGCGGCACAGGAAAAGAACTGGTTGCTCATGCGCTGCACACGTACAGCACCCGCCGAAACAGGAATTTTGTGGCTGTAAATTGCGCCGCATTACCGGAAGCATTGCTGGAATCCGAAATGTTCGGACACGTCAAAGGCGCATTCACTGGTGCGACCACCAGCAAAGACGGACTTTTTGAAACGGCCAATGGCGGCACACTCTTTCTGGATGAAATCAGTTCCATGCCGCTGTCTGTTCAATCCAAGCTGTTGCGAGCCATTCAGGAAATGCAAATCCGCAAGGTCGGAACCAATAAATCTGTGTCTGTCGATGTAAGAGTTCTGGCCGCATCCAACGAGCAACTTGAAACGCTTATTTCTGAAGGACGGTTCCGTGAGGATTTGTTCTATCGTCTGAGTGTCATCACTCTGGATATTCCACCGCTTCGGGAACGACGCGAAGACATCCTCCCCCTGGTACAGCATTTTTTAAAGCATCACGCACAGAGCGACACGTCCTTTAAAATCGATCATGAAGCAGAAAATATCATCGAAAACTATGAATGGCCAGGCAATGTCAGAGAATTGCAAAATGTTATTCAGCATGCGATTACCTTTGCAGATGACCATATTATCACACGTGAGTCCCTGCCGTCGAAGGTGGTCGCATCCGCTGAATCATCGATTCAGTCGGGACCGTCGAACAATGTGAATCGCAACGAAGAATTTAAATGCAAATCACTGAAAACATTCCTGCGCAGCAAGGAAAAGGAATATCTTCAGCAGGTTATGCAAAATATGAAGGGCGATAAAGAACAGGTAGCCAAAGCACTGGATATCAGCATGGCCACCCTGTACCGCAAGCTGTCAGACGACGAATAG
- a CDS encoding type II secretion system F family protein → MADLSNKTIKNPKKKKTSVRVSGAGKIRNKGLPIFTRQLSAMLSSGMPLVQCLSALEEQTEDKNFKPVITSIRSKVESGAMYSEALSAYPAIFEDLYVNMMRAGEMGGILAETAERIATFLESSQRLRRKVKSAMMYPIVVIIAAIILASALIVFVLPTFVGMFADFGAKLPGPTQALLDISNAIRDNGILTIAIIVIIGFSFQRFKKTERGSYLMDKFKLNFPLLGRLAQGLAISRFSSTFSQLLHSGVPILQALDIVGMATGNKVIGEALINAKNNVERGEPLSSALESNKYYPRMLIHMLAAGERTGKVEEMLQKTAEFYEDEVETMVAGLTSMIEPLLMVFVGILIGSIVICMFLPVFKMSEIINM, encoded by the coding sequence GTCTAATAAAACGATTAAGAATCCCAAAAAAAAGAAAACGTCTGTCCGCGTCAGTGGTGCAGGCAAAATCCGAAACAAAGGCTTGCCTATTTTCACTCGCCAGCTGTCGGCCATGCTGAGCTCAGGGATGCCGCTGGTGCAGTGTTTGTCCGCGCTGGAGGAACAGACGGAAGACAAGAATTTCAAACCGGTGATCACATCGATTCGTTCCAAAGTAGAATCCGGAGCGATGTATTCAGAAGCCCTGTCAGCGTATCCAGCCATCTTTGAGGATCTGTATGTCAACATGATGCGTGCAGGGGAAATGGGTGGTATTCTGGCAGAAACCGCCGAGCGTATCGCAACGTTTCTGGAATCCAGCCAGCGATTGCGGCGCAAAGTAAAATCGGCCATGATGTATCCTATCGTGGTCATCATCGCCGCTATCATCCTGGCCTCGGCACTGATCGTATTTGTGCTGCCGACCTTTGTGGGCATGTTCGCCGACTTTGGGGCAAAACTGCCGGGACCAACGCAGGCGCTGCTGGATATAAGCAACGCGATTCGCGACAACGGGATTCTGACCATCGCCATTATCGTGATCATCGGCTTCTCGTTCCAGCGTTTCAAAAAAACGGAGCGGGGGAGCTATTTGATGGACAAATTCAAGCTGAACTTTCCCCTTTTGGGACGATTGGCGCAGGGCCTCGCCATCAGCCGTTTTTCATCAACCTTCAGCCAGCTGCTTCATAGCGGCGTACCCATTCTTCAAGCACTGGACATTGTCGGGATGGCCACGGGGAATAAAGTCATTGGAGAGGCTCTTATCAATGCAAAAAATAATGTGGAACGCGGTGAACCGCTGTCATCAGCACTGGAATCAAACAAATACTACCCGCGCATGCTGATTCATATGCTTGCAGCGGGGGAGCGCACAGGAAAAGTGGAAGAAATGCTACAGAAAACGGCAGAGTTTTACGAAGATGAAGTGGAAACCATGGTCGCCGGTCTGACATCCATGATTGAACCGCTGCTCATGGTCTTTGTGGGGATTCTGATTGGCAGTATTGTCATATGCATGTTCCTTCCTGTGTTTAAAATGAGTGAAATTATCAACATGTAA